From Pelotomaculum schinkii, the proteins below share one genomic window:
- a CDS encoding signal peptidase I: MGEEKVPKTALGKAISVIGVTVCAFLVLVLIVNVTFIVRSYIYPDKVPDFFGYKPFIVLSGSMEPTILAGDLIVTKVVAPEQIVKDDIIAFRAAQNTVVTHRVTDVRTEDGLTFLTKGDANTGADAKAVSVADLEGIYLWRAAGVGRFAMFLQTPLGMLLFVITPLCLFIVYDITSRNRRNRKKADREAQLEAELAALRAAKGGDKKIEL; the protein is encoded by the coding sequence GTGGGAGAGGAAAAGGTGCCGAAAACAGCTTTGGGGAAAGCAATATCCGTTATTGGCGTCACTGTTTGTGCATTTCTTGTGTTGGTTTTGATCGTTAATGTAACGTTTATTGTAAGGTCATACATATATCCGGATAAGGTCCCTGATTTTTTTGGGTATAAGCCCTTTATCGTCCTCTCCGGTTCCATGGAGCCGACAATTCTGGCGGGAGACCTTATTGTGACCAAGGTAGTAGCGCCGGAGCAAATTGTCAAAGACGATATTATCGCCTTCCGCGCCGCGCAGAACACGGTCGTTACCCACAGAGTGACCGACGTCCGGACTGAGGACGGTTTAACCTTTCTCACCAAGGGCGACGCTAACACCGGCGCTGACGCCAAGGCGGTGAGCGTGGCGGACCTGGAGGGCATCTACCTCTGGCGCGCCGCCGGGGTCGGCAGGTTTGCCATGTTCCTGCAGACGCCTCTCGGAATGCTGCTTTTTGTTATAACACCTCTCTGCTTGTTTATCGTTTACGATATAACGTCGCGCAACAGGCGCAACAGGAAAAAAGCGGATCGCGAAGCTCAGCTGGAAGCGGAACTGGCGGCGCTGCGGGCGGCAAAGGGCGGAGATAAAAAAATTGAATTATAG
- a CDS encoding ABC transporter ATP-binding protein: MADILISLRNVERIYGRGSSAVRALSVDRLDIDRGDFVAVTGPSGGGKTTLLNLLGALDRPSRGRVMVAGKDIAGLGEAALCRYRREKVGFVFQSYCLLPTLSALSNVLAPSIPEGYGRRARDRARELLRRVGLNGAEKRLPGELSGGEQQRVAIARALLLDPELILADEPTGNLDSANGAGIIELLKSLHETGKTVLVASHDQRVADACGRVLRLVDGSLVS; the protein is encoded by the coding sequence ATGGCGGATATATTGATATCGCTTAGAAATGTGGAGCGTATTTACGGGCGGGGATCTTCCGCGGTCAGGGCGCTGTCTGTAGACCGGCTGGATATTGACCGGGGAGACTTTGTGGCCGTGACCGGCCCGTCCGGGGGCGGCAAGACTACCTTGTTAAATTTGCTGGGGGCGTTGGACCGGCCCAGCCGCGGCCGCGTCATGGTCGCCGGCAAGGATATCGCGGGTCTGGGCGAGGCGGCGCTCTGCCGCTACCGGCGGGAAAAGGTGGGGTTTGTTTTTCAATCCTACTGCCTGCTGCCCACCTTGAGCGCGCTTTCGAATGTGCTGGCCCCGTCAATACCTGAAGGATACGGCCGTCGCGCACGCGACCGCGCGCGGGAGCTCCTGCGCCGGGTGGGCCTGAATGGCGCCGAAAAGCGCCTGCCAGGCGAGCTCTCCGGCGGTGAACAGCAGCGGGTGGCCATCGCCAGGGCGCTGCTGTTGGACCCGGAGCTGATCCTGGCGGACGAGCCCACGGGGAACCTGGACTCGGCCAACGGCGCCGGCATCATCGAACTGCTGAAAAGTTTGCATGAAACGGGGAAGACGGTGCTGGTGGCCAGCCACGACCAGCGGGTGGCGGACGCCTGCGGCAGGGTTCTGCGCTTGGTGGACGGCAGCCTGGTTAGCTAA
- a CDS encoding ABC transporter permease, translated as MSLLLFSIRNAFRKKAVAALAVLGVAFGCALMTFLFSVTTGMEKRVETTFSNLAGQITITQKGSMFGGLLQGIGSSSIPVSYIDIIKDVPNVNNVTGQVTNILRPAGATMVLPLFGYGVNETRTEIGPFQRIIEGTAPARDDEVVIGKSLLEYLAFLNVTYQIGGVYTFEIPGKEADNLNLKVVGVYRTGNELLDGGFSGTEQLARDIGGLKPGSLSAISAQVGSMEYVEEAAREIEERLSGKKPEVQVVAPRELLLPLNNVLRVLKQFFLAVSSVAVAAGSLTIMVVMLLSVVERRREFGILKALGWTPWDIACMVLVESITLSLLGAGIGVALGYGGLIAVKEYLAIDIGAPGLRVAALVCACGVLVGAAGGLYPAWRANRAAPAEILRG; from the coding sequence TTGTCCCTGCTGCTGTTTTCCATCCGCAACGCTTTTCGCAAAAAAGCTGTGGCCGCCCTGGCGGTACTCGGGGTGGCCTTTGGCTGCGCCCTGATGACCTTCCTCTTTTCCGTGACGACCGGGATGGAGAAACGGGTGGAAACGACGTTTTCCAACCTGGCGGGCCAGATCACGATTACCCAAAAGGGTTCTATGTTCGGCGGCCTGCTGCAGGGTATCGGCTCCTCCTCTATTCCGGTTTCCTACATTGATATTATTAAGGACGTGCCCAATGTAAATAATGTGACGGGGCAGGTTACAAACATCCTGCGACCGGCAGGGGCAACGATGGTTCTGCCGCTGTTCGGGTACGGAGTGAATGAAACGAGGACGGAGATCGGTCCTTTTCAGAGAATTATAGAAGGGACTGCGCCTGCCCGTGACGATGAAGTGGTAATCGGCAAGAGCCTGTTGGAGTATCTTGCGTTCTTAAACGTTACCTATCAAATCGGCGGAGTTTATACGTTTGAGATCCCCGGTAAGGAAGCGGACAACCTGAACCTTAAGGTCGTCGGCGTTTACCGTACCGGCAACGAACTGCTGGACGGCGGTTTCAGCGGCACGGAGCAACTGGCCCGGGATATCGGCGGCCTGAAGCCCGGCAGTTTATCGGCCATCAGCGCCCAGGTCGGGAGCATGGAATACGTCGAGGAGGCCGCCCGGGAGATTGAAGAGCGCCTGAGCGGGAAAAAGCCGGAGGTGCAGGTCGTGGCGCCGCGGGAACTGCTGCTCCCGCTTAACAACGTGCTCCGCGTCCTGAAGCAGTTTTTCCTGGCGGTTTCTTCTGTGGCGGTGGCGGCCGGCAGCCTTACGATTATGGTGGTGATGCTGCTGTCGGTGGTCGAGCGCAGGCGCGAGTTCGGCATTCTCAAGGCCCTCGGCTGGACTCCGTGGGACATAGCCTGCATGGTGTTGGTGGAGTCCATAACTTTAAGCCTGCTCGGCGCGGGGATCGGGGTTGCCCTGGGGTACGGCGGACTGATTGCGGTCAAGGAGTACCTGGCCATCGACATCGGCGCGCCGGGCTTAAGGGTGGCCGCGCTGGTTTGCGCCTGCGGCGTTCTGGTCGGCGCGGCGGGTGGCCTTTACCCGGCCTGGCGGGCTAACCGCGCCGCCCCGGCGGAAATCCTGCGCGGGTGA
- a CDS encoding DUF4351 domain-containing protein: MEITTSWHEKGRQEGRLEGRQEIFVKLAEKRFGALPHDILGRIKELSVDQIDILAEHLLDVASLDELRHEVTSLN, from the coding sequence ATGGAAATCACAACATCCTGGCACGAAAAAGGTAGACAGGAAGGTAGGTTGGAAGGACGACAAGAAATATTTGTAAAGTTAGCCGAAAAACGTTTTGGCGCTTTGCCACATGATATTTTAGGAAGAATAAAAGAACTTTCGGTTGACCAAATTGATATACTGGCAGAACATCTCCTCGATGTCGCATCGCTGGATGAACTACGTCATGAAGTCACTTCACTGAACTAA
- a CDS encoding vanadium-dependent haloperoxidase encodes MLASCEIGPASARQRQQEAFQVRQEAALFQKDLPLPGHPCNGDEIVFPNKIGNYSKGLPHNQLGEVNLNAYQDFIRALSTGNPDDFEFIPLGGVVKLTNPQAAYAFEMAGPDSHHLGMIAPPAFSSAWLAGEMAELYWQALTRDVPFNAYDTDPLTIAAATDLSKFSDFRGPKINGAVTTGTLFRGNTPGDLVGPYISQFLWKDFVLGSTPFVQRYRTTVAGDDHLTGYEEWLNIQNGLAPATMNQFDPRPRYIRNGRDLGEYVHRDFPFQSTLVACLILLGLGQVALAQTNPYLRSATQIGFVTFGAPNILDFVARAGRASQVAAWFQKFLVHRRLRPEEFGGRVQNRLTGAANYPINPELLNSQAVSEIFDKFGSYLLPQAYAEGCPTHPAYPAGHACFAGAGITMLKAFFKESFIIPNPVVASDDGLTLLPYAGPPLTVGGELNKLAANIAIGRDTAGIHWRSDASEGLKLGEAVAIGILQDYRRTFNEDFSGFSFTKFDGATVII; translated from the coding sequence ATGCTGGCATCATGCGAAATTGGGCCGGCCTCCGCACGGCAGCGCCAGCAAGAGGCGTTTCAAGTCCGCCAGGAAGCGGCCCTTTTTCAAAAGGACCTTCCCCTCCCGGGCCATCCATGCAACGGTGATGAAATTGTTTTTCCAAACAAAATCGGCAACTATTCCAAGGGGTTGCCGCACAATCAGTTGGGTGAGGTTAACCTCAATGCCTATCAGGACTTCATCAGGGCTTTAAGCACCGGTAACCCGGACGATTTTGAATTTATACCCCTGGGAGGCGTTGTCAAGCTCACCAACCCCCAGGCCGCTTATGCCTTTGAGATGGCGGGACCTGATTCCCACCATTTGGGTATGATTGCGCCGCCGGCCTTCAGCAGCGCCTGGCTTGCAGGTGAAATGGCCGAACTTTACTGGCAGGCGCTAACCCGGGATGTGCCTTTCAATGCTTACGACACCGATCCGCTCACTATCGCGGCTGCTACTGATCTATCGAAATTCTCGGATTTTCGCGGGCCTAAAATCAATGGCGCCGTTACCACGGGGACCTTGTTCCGCGGGAATACGCCCGGTGACCTGGTGGGGCCCTATATTTCCCAGTTCCTGTGGAAGGACTTTGTCCTGGGGTCTACGCCCTTCGTCCAGCGGTATCGCACTACGGTGGCCGGCGATGACCACCTGACCGGGTATGAGGAATGGTTGAACATCCAGAACGGACTTGCTCCGGCAACTATGAATCAATTCGACCCCAGGCCCCGCTACATCCGCAACGGCCGCGATCTGGGCGAATATGTACACCGGGATTTTCCCTTCCAGAGTACTCTCGTCGCTTGTTTGATCCTGCTCGGCCTTGGACAGGTCGCCCTGGCCCAAACCAACCCCTATCTACGTTCGGCAACCCAGATTGGTTTTGTCACCTTCGGCGCCCCAAATATTCTGGATTTTGTGGCCCGGGCAGGGCGGGCATCCCAGGTGGCGGCCTGGTTCCAGAAATTCCTGGTCCATCGCCGGCTGCGTCCCGAGGAGTTCGGAGGGCGCGTCCAAAACCGTCTGACGGGCGCCGCCAACTACCCGATTAATCCGGAGCTGCTCAATTCGCAAGCGGTTTCCGAAATCTTCGACAAGTTTGGCTCCTACCTGCTGCCCCAGGCCTATGCGGAAGGCTGCCCGACTCATCCGGCCTATCCCGCCGGTCACGCCTGCTTTGCCGGAGCCGGGATCACGATGTTGAAGGCGTTCTTCAAAGAATCCTTTATTATCCCCAACCCGGTTGTGGCCAGTGATGATGGTCTCACACTGTTGCCTTACGCAGGGCCGCCTTTGACGGTAGGCGGGGAATTGAACAAACTGGCCGCCAATATCGCCATTGGCCGCGATACCGCAGGCATCCACTGGCGTTCTGACGCCAGTGAAGGCCTCAAACTAGGTGAAGCGGTGGCTATCGGGATCCTGCAGGATTACAGAAGGACCTTCAATGAGGATTTTAGCGGCTTCTCCTTCACCAAGTTTGACGGCGCCACCGTAATCATCTAA
- a CDS encoding ATP-binding protein produces MLNYKQKTNDHRLPAAILAQTLLALIAACIVLLYLSQYARPYRTDNIFLLSEGWQLQKGPGSIWSNLEHYPADISLKADEALQIRRTLSEKHAVRDGALMLVSIHQRIQVFLDETLLFDNLDRPLETDPGVSLHFVALPEQAAGKNLLIKIWSPYAIFASSLQPVYLGNLSSLHVFAVKKSILYMFLSLVCVLGGFVCAVFSALPMRSYVNRRANLFFGLFCILWGIYSVGRTYIAYLLFPPDINSFMRSFTYTLYPVFIIAYLRIRMVHYKRATDLVLGGFLATAFLALVLPPAFHLDYYRLLSVINPLYQLLFLIMVVLLLLELRRGNVFLRFISPCVAAASIACLCTIIAQTMRYDVLYNVYVVSFFGIILTIWFYNLYEFLQQRAKDQEEIRIMKLKNALTLEYCEATVENLQQIKLLRHEINNHASALQILCEEGDVDKISAYVQGISRWEAITSPVVYSNHFLLNCILTNRFARAYKQGIRIDYEVMVPKDVPIPDNDLSSLFLNLLNNAIEACMGVPENKRWIQLYVKMKNDFLLIRCSNSKENALTENGAGFLTTKQEKGAHGYGILVIKAIVEKYGSLLDISYDDRSFTLKTMLPVPPGAANAPPKQA; encoded by the coding sequence TTGCTGAACTACAAACAGAAGACAAACGATCACAGATTACCCGCCGCAATCCTTGCGCAAACCCTTCTGGCGCTAATAGCCGCATGTATAGTTTTGCTCTATTTGAGTCAATATGCCCGGCCCTATAGGACGGACAATATTTTCTTGCTGAGCGAAGGATGGCAATTACAAAAAGGTCCCGGCAGTATTTGGAGCAATTTGGAGCATTACCCGGCGGACATTTCTCTAAAAGCAGATGAAGCGCTGCAAATACGCCGCACGCTTTCGGAGAAGCACGCGGTGCGAGACGGCGCGCTGATGCTTGTAAGCATTCACCAGCGCATACAGGTGTTCCTGGATGAGACGCTGCTGTTTGATAATCTGGACCGGCCCCTTGAGACCGATCCGGGGGTAAGCCTGCATTTCGTGGCGTTGCCGGAGCAAGCCGCGGGGAAAAACCTGCTAATCAAAATCTGGTCGCCTTATGCTATTTTCGCCAGTTCTCTGCAGCCTGTTTATTTGGGAAACTTGTCGTCACTGCATGTGTTTGCCGTAAAGAAGTCCATATTGTACATGTTTCTTTCATTGGTATGCGTTTTAGGAGGATTCGTTTGTGCGGTATTTTCCGCGCTGCCGATGCGCTCCTATGTAAACCGCCGGGCAAATTTATTTTTCGGCCTATTCTGCATCCTGTGGGGGATTTACAGTGTTGGCCGGACTTATATTGCCTATCTGCTGTTTCCGCCTGACATCAATTCTTTTATGCGCAGTTTTACCTACACATTATATCCTGTTTTTATTATTGCGTATTTGCGCATTCGGATGGTTCACTACAAGCGGGCGACCGATCTGGTGCTGGGCGGATTTCTGGCAACAGCCTTTCTCGCGCTGGTGCTGCCGCCGGCTTTTCACCTGGATTATTACAGGTTGCTTTCCGTCATAAATCCGCTTTACCAGCTTCTGTTTTTGATTATGGTTGTCCTGCTGCTATTGGAGCTGCGGCGCGGCAATGTATTTCTGCGCTTTATTTCACCCTGTGTCGCAGCTGCGAGTATCGCCTGCTTGTGTACGATTATCGCTCAAACAATGAGATACGACGTGCTCTATAATGTGTATGTAGTTTCATTTTTCGGCATAATTTTAACCATATGGTTTTATAACCTCTACGAATTCCTGCAACAGCGCGCAAAGGATCAGGAGGAAATCCGGATCATGAAGCTTAAAAACGCGTTGACTCTGGAATATTGCGAAGCCACGGTAGAAAACTTACAACAAATCAAACTGCTGCGCCATGAAATCAACAACCATGCCTCGGCCTTGCAAATCCTTTGCGAGGAAGGCGATGTAGATAAAATATCCGCATATGTGCAGGGAATTTCCCGGTGGGAGGCCATCACTTCCCCTGTGGTGTATTCGAACCATTTTCTTCTCAACTGTATTCTTACCAACCGGTTTGCCCGGGCATATAAGCAGGGCATTAGAATAGACTACGAGGTAATGGTTCCCAAGGATGTGCCTATCCCCGACAACGATCTGAGCAGTCTGTTTTTAAACTTGCTTAACAATGCCATTGAAGCCTGTATGGGTGTGCCGGAAAACAAAAGGTGGATCCAACTGTATGTTAAAATGAAAAACGACTTTTTGCTCATTCGATGCAGCAATTCGAAAGAAAATGCGCTGACTGAAAACGGCGCAGGCTTTCTCACCACCAAGCAGGAAAAAGGCGCCCACGGCTACGGCATTCTGGTAATAAAGGCCATCGTGGAAAAATACGGCAGCCTTCTTGATATCTCCTACGACGACCGCAGCTTCACGCTCAAAACCATGCTGCCGGTTCCGCCCGGCGCCGCAAATGCTCCCCCAAAACAGGCTTAG